One window of the Penaeus monodon isolate SGIC_2016 chromosome 1, NSTDA_Pmon_1, whole genome shotgun sequence genome contains the following:
- the LOC119585805 gene encoding innexin inx3-like, translated as MVVNILGALVGLVKVRIAHTSIDSSVFRLHYRWTTSFCYLACLLVAASDFIGNPITCMSGGGVVAKPINTYCWIESTFTINISAPGESSFYHGNTYHGVGQYDPEQHTKTYHAYYQWVPFVLFFQGCLFYLPHLLWKAKENKMANTLLQGLNRNSICEDNEKKKENIIKYMRVSAGRNGCYSIVYIVCEALNFVNVIGQMFLLDRFFGGAFIEYGLKIINFDLNDDEAHDPLATTFPRVTQCSFKKFGASGTIETRESLCILPQNILNEKVFILMWFWFVILATITAMHLVWRIVLMASPLARIKWIEQRGKLATTPKVEQGLRQLPLGDYFLLDIMAENLDAITFKDILLGCTTNSDEAGANNGSYRPFPTVDDDDPVSYKRQMEALSDTAV; from the exons ATGGTGGTCAACATCCTAGGGGCGCTGGTGGGGCTCGTCAAGGTCCGCATCGCCCACACTAGCATCGACAGCAGCGTCTTCCGCCTCCACTACAGATGGACGACCTCCTTCTGCTACCTCGCCTGCTTGCTCGTCGCCGCCTCAGACTTCATAGGGAATCCTATTACGTGCATGAGTGGCGGGGGCGTGGTCGCGAAGCCTATAAATACCTATTGCTGGATAGAGTCCACTTTTACCATCAATATTTCGGCCC CTGGAGAATCTTCCTTCTACCACGGGAATACTTACCACGGTGTCGGACAGTATGACCCTGAACAGCATACCAAAACATACCACGCCTATTACCAATGGGTTCCCTTCGTCCTGTTCTTCCAG ggCTGCCTTTTCTACCTGCCTCACCTCTTGTGGAAGGCCAAGGAGAACAAAATGGCGAACACACTCCTTCAGGGTCTCAACAGAAACTCGATCTGCgaagataatgagaagaagaaggagaatatcaTTAA gTACATGAGGGTGTCCGCCGGCAGGAATGGCTGTTACTCTATCGTCTACATTGTCTGCGAAGCTCTCAATTTTGTTAACGTGATCGGCCAGATGTTCCTCCTTGACAGGTTCTTTGGAGGAGCGTTCATCGAGTACGGGCTGAAG ATCATAAACTTCGACTTGAATGACGACGAAGCGCACGACCCCCTCGCCACGACCTTCCCGAGAGTGACGCAGTGCAGCTTCAAGAAATTCGGAGCCTCTGGCACCATCGAGACGCGGGAGTCGCTGTGCATCCTTCCCCAGAACATCCTGAACGAGAAGGTCTTCATCCTGATGTGGTTCTGGTTCGTCATCCTGGCCACCATCACCGCCATGCAT cTGGTGTGGCGCATCGTGCTGATGGCGAGCCCCTTGGCGCGCATCAAGTGGATCGAGCAGCGCGGCAAGCTCGCGACCACGCCCAAGGTGGAGCAGGGTCTCCGCCAGCTGCCCCTCGGAGATTACTTCCTGCTGGACATCATGGCGGAAAACCTGGACGCCATCACCTTCAAGGACATCCTTCTGGGCTGCACCACCAATTCCGACGAAGCAGGCGCCAACAACGGGTCGTACAGACCGTTCCCCACCGTGGACGATGACGACCCTGTCAGCTACAAGAGGCAGATGGAGGCCTTGTCCGACACCGCCGTCTAG
- the LOC119585904 gene encoding innexin inx3-like, which yields MVLGIVGALAGLVRVRYSHTYVDSLVFRFHYHWTSAFCFLACVLVTAADFVGDSILCLDGFEEAPKPVTTYCWVKSTFTINSTRPGLGGLGNYNPEAHEKRIHGYYQWVPHVLFLQGILFYLPHLVWKSYEGKQVDQLLQGLNKSLFDEDEEQKKKNIVEYLSESWGLNNRYAFGYLGCEVLNFANVLGQMFLMDRFLGGFFMDYGTKVIQFLVSDDKMRTDALYEAFPRQAKCTFHQFGASGTIKRLDYLCILPQNIINEKVFLVMWFWFVVLVSLTSMQLIWQLLVLYSPLLRLRLVESHTKGKLSPKAEQVIRGMHAGDFCLLEALGRNLNPLAFRDVLHGIIEAGHRYLASAPSLGTYRPRDPSAPAAERLYPTLPHS from the exons ATGGTTTTAGGCATAGTGGGCGCCCTCGCAGGCCTGGTGAGGGTGAGGTACTCCCATACCTACGTGGACAGCCTGGTCTTCCGCTTCCACTACCACTGGACCTCAGCCTTCTGCTTCCTGGCCTGTGTTCTCGTCACGGCGGCGGACTTCGTAGGGGATTCGATTCTGTGTTTGGACGGGTTCGAGGAAGCGCCCAAGCCTGTCACGACCTACTGCTGGGTGAAGTCCACTTTCACCATCAACTCTACAAGGC CTGGTCTCGGAGGCCTCGGCAACTACAACCCTGAGGCCCACGAAAAAAGGATCCATGGCTATTACCAGTGGGTCCCTCATGTCCTCTTTCTGCAG GGAATCCTCTTCTACCTTCCTCACTTAGTCTGGAAGTCCTACGAAGGAAAGCAAGTGGACCAGCTGTTGCAGGGCCTCAACAAGAGTCTCTTtgacgaagacgaagaacaaaagaagaagaatatcgtCGA GTACCTCTCCGAATCGTGGGGTTTGAACAACCGATATGCCTTTGGTTACCTAGGGTGCGAGGTTCTCAACTTCGCCAACGTGCTGGGCCAGATGTTCCTCATGGACCGTTTCTTGGGCGGTTTCTTCATGGACTATGGCACGAAG GTGATCCAATTCCTGGTTTCCGACGACAAGATGCGAACGGACGCCCTGTACGAGGCGTTCCCCCGCCAGGCCAAGTGCACGTTCCACCAGTTCGGAGCTTCGGGGACCATCAAGAGGCTGGACTACCTGTGCATCCTCCCTCAGAACATCATTAACGAGAAGGTGTTCCTCGTCATGTGGTTCTGGTTCGTTGTCCTCGTCTCACTCACGTCCATGCAG CTGATCtggcagctgctggtcctgtacaGCCCCCTTCTGCGCCTCCGGCTGGTGGAGAGCCACACCAAGGGCAAGCTCTCCCCCAAGGCCGAGCAGGTGATCCGGGGCATGCACGCAGGGGACTTCTGCCTTCTGGAAGCCCTGGGCCGCAACCTGAACCCCCTGGCTTTCCGGGACGTCCTCCACGGAATCATAGAGGCCGGTCATCGCTACCTTGCCAGCGCCCCGAGTCTGGGCACGTACCGGCCGCGCGACCCGTCCGCCCCCGCCGCTGAGAGGCTCTACCCGACGCTGCCCCATAgctag